A genome region from Anolis carolinensis isolate JA03-04 chromosome 6, rAnoCar3.1.pri, whole genome shotgun sequence includes the following:
- the LOC107983272 gene encoding serine protease 27-like, which produces TLLFSSVKYLRVGNCPVSSSSTVCGQPVISGRIVGGDDATNGAWPWQVAVLRSYYFICGGSLIDKEWVLSAAHCFYNATNPDEYLLIFGANQLLNLSPDVVVRRVKRIILHYDYNGPVASSGDIALLQLSFPVDFTNNIHPICLPESSAEFYVNTNCWVTGWGNTQFKVPLEKPKTLQEVKLPLITWEICNIYYNMVPIQGLTWNPMKADMLCAGYQIGGKGPCQGDSGGPLVCNVQGSWFQAGIVSWSVGCAQRNYPSVYASVPYYAKWISAGLEGRDPNSAALVVSYLNSTVSRGSNPNTVVSPGSDPNSAGSVGTDPNSAVSAGSDPNTVVLPSSDPNSAVSSSSDPNGADSVGTNPNSAVLPSSDPNGADSVGSNPNSAGSAGGDPSSAVSPGSDPNSADLAGSDSNSAGLESSSDSNSGSQNAPLLAILMFLLLLTLL; this is translated from the exons actcttctgttttcttctgtgaaATATTTGAGAGTAGGCAACTGTCCTGTTTCTTCTTCCTCTACAGTTTGTGGACAACCAGTGATTTCGGGACGGATTGTTGGGGGTGATGATGCCACAAACGGGGCATGGCCTTGGCAAGTCGCCGTTTTGCGTTCTTACTATTTTATATGTGGAGGATCTCTCATAGATAAGGAGTGGGTGTTGTCAGCAGCTCACTGCTTCTATAA TGCCACAAACCCTGATGAATATCTCTTGATATTTGGAGCCAATCAACTCTTAAATCTCTCACCTGATGTGGTAGTCAGACGTGTGAAAAGGATCATCCTCCATTATGACTACAATGGTCCCGTTGCCTCCAGCGGGGATATTGCTTTACTTCAACTCTCATTCCCTGTGGATTTCACCAACAACATCCACCCTATTTGTCTGCCAGAGTCATCTGCAGAATTCTATGTAAACACCAATTGCTGGgtgacaggatggggaaatacaCAATTTAAAG TGCCATTAGAGAAACCAAAGACCCTCCAGGAAGTGAAGCTGCCTCTCATTACATGGGAAATCTGCAACATTTATTATAACATGGTTCCAATCCAAGGCCTGACCTGGAATCCCATGAAGGCTGATATGCTCTGTGCTGGTTATCAAATTGGTGGGAAGGGTCCCTGCCAG GGTGACTCTGGAGGACCTTTGGTTTGCAACGTACAAGGAAGCTGGTTCCAGGCTGGAATTGTGAGTTGGAGTGTAGGCTGTGCCCAGCGCAACTACCCCAGTGTCTACGCATCAGTGCCTTACTATGCCAAGTGGATCAGTGCTGGTTTGGAGGGTAGAGATCCAAATAGTGCTGCTTTGGTGGTTAGCTATCTAAATAGTACTGTTTCACGAGGTAGCAATCCAAATACTGTTGTTTCACCAGGTAGTGACCCAAATAGTGCTGGTTCAGTGGGTACCGATCCAAATAGTGCTGTTTCGGCGGGTAGTGATCCAAATACTGTTGTTTTGCCCAGTAGTGATCCAAATAGTGCTGTTTCGTCCAGTAGTGATCCAAATGGTGCTGATTCAGTGGGTACCAATCCAAATAGTGCTGTTTTGCCCAGTAGTGATCCAAATGGTGCTGATTCAGTGGGTAGCAATCCAAATAGTGCTGGTTCAGCGGGTGGTGATCCAAGTAGTGCTGTTTCACCAGGTAGTGATCCAAATAGTGCTGATTTGGCAGGTAGCGATTCAAATAGTGCTGGTTTGGAGAGTAGTAGTGATTCAAATAGTGGGTCACAAAATGCACCCCTTCTGGCAATTCTcatgtttcttcttctcttaACCCTCTTGTGA